In Shewanella sp. GD04112, the sequence TAAATGGCGGCAACGCTTGGCTGAGCAAACTGAACAAGCGCCTGTGCACCAGGATACACCGTTTATCGATTTATCCGCGCTTGCACATCACGGTAACACCCGCTGGCATATCGTCTTGTCACTGGGTAATGGCGTTGAACTCACGCTTAACCAGCAATAATGTTTATCCCTGCTGCCAACCAAAAAATCTGGCTGTGCACCACACCCGTGGATATGCGTAAATCCTTTAACGGTTTAAGTGCCCTGGTGCGCAATAAACTTTGCCATAATCCACAAAGCGGCCAGTACTTTGTGTTTATCAATGCCCGCAAAACCCAGATGAAGGTGTTGTACTTCGAAAGCTCAGGCTATTGTGTCTGGGCTAAGCGCCTCGAGCAAGGCCAGTTTCCGGTGAAACCGCATCCGAGTGGGATCCAATCGCTCACCGGTTGCACCCTGCAAATGATCGTTGACGGAATTACCGTACTTCGCCAGAAACAAGCGAAGCGCTATGGGCAGTCAAGCGCTTGATAAGCCTGTATAATTGGCATCATGAAAATCAAGCCTTCATCCTCATCAAACGTGGCAACTGATGCCGATACACGGGTTAATTTAACCAGTGAAATCGCGCGCCTGCAAGCTTTGGTTGAAGCGCTACAGCAAAAAGACACCTTAGCGCAAGCCCATGCTGAATTGGCACAAAAGCATGCTGCCTTATCACAAAAACACAGTGTACTTGAGCAAAACTGGGATGAGCTGCAAGCGCAGTATGCCAAAATGACACAGTCCTTCGCGGGCATTAAGCAGCGCTTAGCCTGGTTTGAGAAGCAGTTGTTTGGTCAGAAGTCAGAAAAGCGCGCCTTGGAATTGGGTATGCAGTTAAGCTTACTGGGCGATATGGTGCCAGCACTGGCCCAACCCGAAGGTGAAACCGAATATACCACCTACACCCGCAGAAAAGGCAAACAGCGCCCGGATGATTGCGTTAATGACAGTGGTTTGCGATTTAACGATAACGTACCGGTGAAAGTGATTACGCTGATACCAGACGAGTTAAAAGGGGAAGATGCCGACCAGTATGAAGTGATTGGCGTAAAAAGCACCTTCCGCTTAGCACAGCGCCCAGAGAGCTTCGACGTGCTGCGTTATGACCGGCAAATCGTTAAACACAAAGGCAGCGACACTATCCTGCCAAGCGCAGCGCCGTTTAATGTGCTGGATAAAAGCGTGGCGGATGTGAGTTTTATCGTCGGCATGTTGGTGGATAAATTCCAATACCACTTGCCGCTGTATCGCCAACACCAGCGCTTAGCCGCAGCGGGCATTACTTTAAGCCGCAGCACACTGGGCACCATCGTGGCACGCGGTATTGATTTACTCTATCCGATTGTGGATGCGATGCTGACCAGCATCTTACAAAGCCAGGTGCTGGCAATGGACGAGACGCCGATTAAAGCAGGCAAAGCGGGCCCGGGCAAAATGAAGCAAAGTTACTTCTGGCCGGTGTATGGTGATAAGGATGAAATTGTTTTTACCTTCTCCACCAGCCGCGGGCGGCAACATATAGAAGAGATATTAAAACATCGCTTTAAAGGGACTTTATTAAGCGATGGCTACAGCGCCTATGCCAGTTATATCAAAGCGAATGAGGGCTTAACCCATGCCCAGTGCTGGGTGCACAGTCGCCGGCAATTTATTGCAGCCGAAAACAGCTGGCCACAACCGGCCAAAGAAGCGATAAGCCTAATCGCCAAGCTGTATGAGATAGAAGAGACTATCCAACGCCAAAAACTGACCGATGATAAAAAGCGCCAATACCGGCTTACCCACAGCAAACCGGTGGTTGACCGCTTCTTTACGTGGTGTGATGACACCTTGCATAACCTGACGCTGCTGCCAAAAGACCCCCTCTACAAAGCGATTGGCTATGTACAAAGCAAAGAAATGGCACTGCGTGTCTTCTTAGAAGACCCCGATGTGCCGCTGGATACAAACCATCTGGAGCGGGCGCTTCGGCCCATACCCATGGGGAGAAAAAATTGGTTGTTCTGTTGGACAGAAATCGGTGCAGAGCATGTTGGCGTTATCCAAAGCCTGATAGTCACTTGTCGATTGCATGATATCAATGTAAACGATTATCTGACCGATGTACTGCTACGTATCAGCCAACACCCTGCCAGCCTGGTACATGAACTGACGCCACGGTATTGGAAAACCCAGTTCGCCGATAATCCACTGCGTTCAGACCTCTTTGCTTTACCCGCCACTTCGGTAGAATAGCCTCCAGACGGAGGCGATATGCGCATAGAAGACCTAACCTTAGACGAATTACATGACCTGAACGAGCTAATCTGCAAGCGGATAGACTACTTACGTTTGCAAAACGACATCAATGTTCTAAGCCAGCTACGTTTAGGCCAAAAAGTCCACTTCAAGGCCAAAGAAGGCCAAGTGTTCGGCGTGGTTATCAAAATCAACAAGAAATCAGTGATGGTGGTCAGCGATGATAACCGCCAGTGGAAAATCCCACCAGGTCTGGTGCAGATCATGAAAGACATCTAGCCAGGATGCTTGGCCGAAATCTATAAGGCGTCAATACGTCCTAAAATGGACGCTTACGCCGCAAATGCCATTTCAGGAATTTAAAAGTCGCCTGCTAGCCCGAAAATTAGAATTGGAGCGCCAGGTCGCTGCCATTGAGCGCGACTTTGCGCAAGGTCGCAGTGCTGACTTTGCCGAACAGGCAACCGAACGCGAGAATGATGAAGTATTAAGCGCTATCGAACAAAAAGATCGGCAAGAGCTGGCACAAATCAACAGAGCGCTTGGCCGAATGGAACTCGGCACTTACGATAAATGTGCCCAGTGTGGCGAGGCCATTAAATTGGCACGTCTTACCACTATCCCCTTTACTGAGCTTTGTATTCGCTGCGCCAAGTAGCCACCGGGCCGGCAAAACCGGCCCTGTTTTAACCAGCTCAGGCGGGTTTTATCCGAAACAGCATGGCATACAGTACCGGCACCGCGACCAGGGTTAATACCGAGGCAAAGGCTAGGCCGGCCATTATCGTTACTGCCATACTATTGAAAAACGCATCCCAAATCAGCGGCAACATCCCCAGAATCGTGGTCAAGGCTGCCAGTAATACCGGCCGGATCCGGCTGACACTGGCCTGCACTATCGCCTGAACCTTATCGCTGTTTTGCTGAATTTGCAGATCAATTTCGTCTACCAGTACGATGGCGTTCTTCATCAGCATGCCTGACAAACTGAGGAAGCCGAGTAAGGCCGTAAAGCCAAAAGGCAATCCGGTGGCCAGTAAACCGGCGGTCACGCCACAGATAGACATCGGCACTATTAACCAAATCACCAGCGGCTGCTTCAGCGCACCAAACAGTAAAATACTGATCACCAGCATCACGATAAAACTTAAGGGTAATTGCGCGGCCAGCGATTGCTGGGCTTCTGCGGAGTTTTCATATTCACCGCCCCAACTCAGTTGATAACCAGCGGGTAATGGCAGCGCCTCAATTTTCGGGCGAACCAATTTTAGGGCCTGATCGGCCGTGTAACCCCAGGCCGGTTCAGCTTCAACGGTAAGGGTTCTTAACCGGTCGCGGCGCTGAATTATCGTTTCTTCAGTTTGGGTTTGCAGCCCATTAATCACCTGCGTAATCGGAATATAGGTATTATCGTTAGCACTCCAAATCATCCGATCCTGCAGCCGGTCAATATCAAACCGCTCGGGTGCTGGCGGCCGCACCACGATGGGAATTTGCTTATCATGTTCGCGGTAGACACCACTGCGCAACCCGGTGCTGGCAAACTCCAGTGTTTGCGCCAAATCAGTGCGGTTAATGCCGGCAACCCGCGCCCGCTCTTGGTTAAAGTCCGGTACGATCACCAGCTCCCGTTGCCGCCAGTTATGCCGTAAATCGGTGATAGCCGGCTCTTGACGCATTAATTCAGTAATTTGCTGGCCGAGCTGCCGTAAGATGCGCTCATCCGGGCCAGATACCCTGGCTTGCAGCTTAGCGCCACTGCCCGGCCCAAACATCAGTTGCTGGGTGTAGATCTCAGCCTGCGGTAAGCGCGGCGGCAGTTCAGTGCGCAGCCGCTGCATCAGCGGTGGGATCTGGTCACGGTGTGCGGTACGGATAATCAATTGGCCATAGGCGGCATTCGGCTGCTCCGGTGCGTAAGTCAACATAAAGCGACTGGCACCCGAGCCAACGAAACTACTGACTGATTCGACTTCGGGTTGCGCCATTACAAAGGCTTCAATTTCTGCCAGATCACGCGAGGTAGCGCGAATATCTGAGCCCTGGGGCAAGAAGTAATTCAAGTAGAAAATTGGCGTGTTCGACGCCGGGAAAAATGCCTGCTTTACTTGCCCGAAACCGATAACACTAATTAGCGTTAGCAGCGCCAAACCGCCCAGAGTTAGCGCACGTTGGCGCAAGGCAAAGCGCAATACCCTGACATAACGCTGATAAAAACCGGCAGCATAGGGATCGGCAGCGGCACTATTGGCATCGACTTTAAACAAATAATGCGCCAGCAAAGGGGTGACACTAATCGCCAGCACCCAACTTAACAGCAATGAAATCGCGATGACGGCAAACAGCGAAAACAAGAACTCACCGGTACTATTCGGCGACAGGCCAATACCAGCAAAGGCCATAATGCCAATCACGGTCGCGCCTAACAGCGGGATCTGGGTACGACTGGCCGCTTCATCCGCCGCCTGCCGTGAACTCTGGCCACGCTGCATATTAATCAGCATGGTTTCTGCGACCACGATGGCGTTATCAACCAACATGCCCATGGCAATAATCAGCGCGCCAAGCGAAATCCGCTCCATCTCGATATTGGCCAGTTTCATAAAGAATACGGTACCCAAGACGGTAAGTAACAAAGTACCGCCAACGACTAAACCAACCCGCCACCCCATGGTCAGACACAGCACCGCAATAACAATGACCACGGACAAGATCAGGTTAACAATAAAGTCGTTAATGGCGTTATCCACCACGACATGTTGCTGATAGATCGGATGCAGGGTTACGCCAAGCGGGATACGCTCTGCCAGTTTCGCCAGATGCTGATCAACCGCTTTACCTACATCGACAATATTGGCATCGGTCAGACCGGAAATCGCCAGCGTAAAGGCCGGTTTGCCATTAAAGCGAATGATTTGCGATGGCACTTCAACTTCATCCCGGCGCACTGTTGCAACATCAAAAATGCTTAGTTGCTCGGTTGAGCCCGGTTTTCCAATCCGTAAATTTTCAATTGCCTCAATTGAATCCAGGCCGGGTTTGCTGTTCAGGCGAATCCTTTTGTCACCCACCTGCACCGAGCCGGCTTGTGCTACTGCATTTTCGGTTTGCAGAGTATTGACCACTAACTGCAAAGGCAGACCGATCCCGAGCAAACGCTCATGCGAAATTTCTACGCTGATTTGCTCTTCCGGTTCGCCGGCGGTCTGGACTTTTGCCACCCCAGGCACCGTCAGCATCTCACGGCGTAAAAAAGTAGCCAGCTCGCGTACTTCGCGATCGGAAAAACCGTCAGTTGTCACGGCATAAAAAATACCAAATACATCACCGAAATCATCATTGACGATCGGCTTCATTACGCCGGTGGGCAGGCGAATACTGGCATCATTAACCTTACGCCTGAGCTCATCCCAAATCTGTGGCATCTGACTGCCGTCATACTTATCCTGAATTTGCACCCGGATTTCCGATTTACCCGGCATCGACTTGGAGGTAATACGCTTTAATTGTGATAATTGCTGAATAGCGGATTCCAGCAATTCCGTCACTTCCTCTTCCACTTCCAATGCCGTTGCGCCCGGATAATAGGTGACAATAATCGCCTCTTTCAGGGTAAAGGCCGGATCTTCTAAGCGGCCAATACTGACCAATGCCCAAAGTCCGCCCAAAAAGCACAGCATAATAAACAGCCAGGTATTAACCTGCTTTTCAATTGCATAACTGGCAATCCGCATCAGAAGGCTCCTTAGTAGGCCACAAAGGGCTGCACCTGCTGCCCGGGCTGTAACTGATAAATCCCGGCAGAAACCACCTGCTCGCCCCGGTTCAGGCCACTGAGCACTTCAATCTGTTGCTCACGCACCGTGCCAACCTGTACGGCAATGCGCTGCACAGTTTGGGTTTCGGGCTGATAGCGCCAGACATAAAATTGTTCCGGTGTGGTGGTATCCAGCGCGGATACCGGAATCAACACGGCGCTGTCGGTTGCTACCCGCTCAGTCACCACATTAACCGTCATACCTGGTAATAAATTAACTTCCGGTAAACGCGGCATCGCAAAAGACACCTGATAGGTTTGGGTTAACGGGTCGACTTCGGTAGCATGTTCCCGGTATGCCAGCGGATAACGCTCGGTTGCCGCCTCGGATAACCGCACTGAAACCAGATAGTCACTGGTATCCCTGACCTGGCGCATAATCTGTTCCGGCACGTTAATATGTACACGCAATTCGGAAATATTTTGCACTCGTAACAATGGCGTACCGGCAGCAACAGTGGCAAAACGTTCTACCAGC encodes:
- a CDS encoding IS66 family insertion sequence element accessory protein TnpB, which gives rise to MAKRAYRNAAQWQQLIDLWHTSELSITEFCQTHQLSTMSFYKWRQRLAEQTEQAPVHQDTPFIDLSALAHHGNTRWHIVLSLGNGVELTLNQQ
- the tnpB gene encoding IS66 family insertion sequence element accessory protein TnpB (TnpB, as the term is used for proteins encoded by IS66 family insertion elements, is considered an accessory protein, since TnpC, encoded by a neighboring gene, is a DDE family transposase.), which translates into the protein MFIPAANQKIWLCTTPVDMRKSFNGLSALVRNKLCHNPQSGQYFVFINARKTQMKVLYFESSGYCVWAKRLEQGQFPVKPHPSGIQSLTGCTLQMIVDGITVLRQKQAKRYGQSSA
- a CDS encoding IS66 family transposase; translation: MKIKPSSSSNVATDADTRVNLTSEIARLQALVEALQQKDTLAQAHAELAQKHAALSQKHSVLEQNWDELQAQYAKMTQSFAGIKQRLAWFEKQLFGQKSEKRALELGMQLSLLGDMVPALAQPEGETEYTTYTRRKGKQRPDDCVNDSGLRFNDNVPVKVITLIPDELKGEDADQYEVIGVKSTFRLAQRPESFDVLRYDRQIVKHKGSDTILPSAAPFNVLDKSVADVSFIVGMLVDKFQYHLPLYRQHQRLAAAGITLSRSTLGTIVARGIDLLYPIVDAMLTSILQSQVLAMDETPIKAGKAGPGKMKQSYFWPVYGDKDEIVFTFSTSRGRQHIEEILKHRFKGTLLSDGYSAYASYIKANEGLTHAQCWVHSRRQFIAAENSWPQPAKEAISLIAKLYEIEETIQRQKLTDDKKRQYRLTHSKPVVDRFFTWCDDTLHNLTLLPKDPLYKAIGYVQSKEMALRVFLEDPDVPLDTNHLERALRPIPMGRKNWLFCWTEIGAEHVGVIQSLIVTCRLHDINVNDYLTDVLLRISQHPASLVHELTPRYWKTQFADNPLRSDLFALPATSVE
- a CDS encoding transposase — protein: MRIEDLTLDELHDLNELICKRIDYLRLQNDINVLSQLRLGQKVHFKAKEGQVFGVVIKINKKSVMVVSDDNRQWKIPPGLVQIMKDI
- a CDS encoding TraR/DksA family transcriptional regulator, which gives rise to MPFQEFKSRLLARKLELERQVAAIERDFAQGRSADFAEQATERENDEVLSAIEQKDRQELAQINRALGRMELGTYDKCAQCGEAIKLARLTTIPFTELCIRCAK
- a CDS encoding efflux RND transporter permease subunit; this translates as MRIASYAIEKQVNTWLFIMLCFLGGLWALVSIGRLEDPAFTLKEAIIVTYYPGATALEVEEEVTELLESAIQQLSQLKRITSKSMPGKSEIRVQIQDKYDGSQMPQIWDELRRKVNDASIRLPTGVMKPIVNDDFGDVFGIFYAVTTDGFSDREVRELATFLRREMLTVPGVAKVQTAGEPEEQISVEISHERLLGIGLPLQLVVNTLQTENAVAQAGSVQVGDKRIRLNSKPGLDSIEAIENLRIGKPGSTEQLSIFDVATVRRDEVEVPSQIIRFNGKPAFTLAISGLTDANIVDVGKAVDQHLAKLAERIPLGVTLHPIYQQHVVVDNAINDFIVNLILSVVIVIAVLCLTMGWRVGLVVGGTLLLTVLGTVFFMKLANIEMERISLGALIIAMGMLVDNAIVVAETMLINMQRGQSSRQAADEAASRTQIPLLGATVIGIMAFAGIGLSPNSTGEFLFSLFAVIAISLLLSWVLAISVTPLLAHYLFKVDANSAAADPYAAGFYQRYVRVLRFALRQRALTLGGLALLTLISVIGFGQVKQAFFPASNTPIFYLNYFLPQGSDIRATSRDLAEIEAFVMAQPEVESVSSFVGSGASRFMLTYAPEQPNAAYGQLIIRTAHRDQIPPLMQRLRTELPPRLPQAEIYTQQLMFGPGSGAKLQARVSGPDERILRQLGQQITELMRQEPAITDLRHNWRQRELVIVPDFNQERARVAGINRTDLAQTLEFASTGLRSGVYREHDKQIPIVVRPPAPERFDIDRLQDRMIWSANDNTYIPITQVINGLQTQTEETIIQRRDRLRTLTVEAEPAWGYTADQALKLVRPKIEALPLPAGYQLSWGGEYENSAEAQQSLAAQLPLSFIVMLVISILLFGALKQPLVIWLIVPMSICGVTAGLLATGLPFGFTALLGFLSLSGMLMKNAIVLVDEIDLQIQQNSDKVQAIVQASVSRIRPVLLAALTTILGMLPLIWDAFFNSMAVTIMAGLAFASVLTLVAVPVLYAMLFRIKPA
- a CDS encoding efflux RND transporter periplasmic adaptor subunit; the protein is MAFKSPCWVLSFVIGLSACSEAPPPAAVAVPTVKLYTVNGEEQANSRHFVGRIDAVSTVDLAFQVGGRVTELPVQQGQVVPAGELLAALDPADYQLAVDQAEVQLAQASRDLERGKPLREQGVLTPSAFDQLQTNFEIARVALENARRNLDYTQLKAPFDALVTRRLVERFATVAAGTPLLRVQNISELRVHINVPEQIMRQVRDTSDYLVSVRLSEAATERYPLAYREHATEVDPLTQTYQVSFAMPRLPEVNLLPGMTVNVVTERVATDSAVLIPVSALDTTTPEQFYVWRYQPETQTVQRIAVQVGTVREQQIEVLSGLNRGEQVVSAGIYQLQPGQQVQPFVAY